From the Achromobacter xylosoxidans A8 genome, the window CTCGGCCACGCTGAACTGAGCCGGCGCGTCTAACGAGAACGTTCATGAATATCTCGAAATTCTTCATCGACCGGCCGATCTTCGCCGGCGTGCTGTCGGTCCTGGTGCTGCTGGCAGGCCTTCTGGCCATGTTCCAGCTGCCCATCTCCGAATACCCGGAAGTGGTGCCGCCGTCCGTGGTCGTGCGCGCGCAGTACCCGGGCGCCAACCCCAAGGTCATCGCCGAAACCGTGGCCTCGCCGCTGGAGGAATCCATCAACGGCGTCGAGGACATGCTGTACATGCAGTCGCAAGCCAATAGCGACGGCAACCTGACGCTGACGGTGAACTTCAAGCTGGGCGTGGATCCGGACAAGGCCCAGCAGCTGGTGCAGAACCGCGTGTCGCAGGCGCTGCCGCGCCTGCCGCCGGACGTGCAGCGCCTGGGCGTGACCACGGCCAAGAGCTCGCCCACGCTGACGCTGGTGGTGCACCTGATCTCGCCCAATGACCGCTACGACATCACCTATCTGCGCAACTACGCCATCCTGAACGTCAAGGACCGGCTGGCCCGCATCACGGGCGTGGGCGAAGTGACGGTGTGGGGCTCGGGCAACTATTCCATGCGCGTCTGGCTGGACCCGCAAAAGGTCGCCCAGCGCGGCCTGACCGCCACCGAGGTCGTCAACGCCATCCGCGAGCAGAACGTGCAGGTCGCCGCCGGCGTCATCGGCGCGTCCCCGACGCTGGGCGACGTGCCGCTGCAGCTGAACGTCAATGCGCGCGGCCGCCTGCAAAGCGAAGAGGAATTCCGCGACATCATCCTGAAGACCTCGCCCGACGGCGCCGTGACCTATCTGTCGGACGTGGCCCGCGTGGAACTGGACGCGCAGGAATACGGCTTGCGCTCGCTGCTGGACAACAAGCAGGCCGTCGGCATGGGCATCATGCAGTCGCCCGGCGCCAACGCGCTGGACGTGTCCAGCCAGGTGCGCGCCGCCATGGCCGAACTGGAGCAGGACTTCCCGCCCGGCGTGGAATACCGCATCGAATACGACCCCACGCAATTCGTGCGCGCCAGCATCGAAGCCGTGGTGACCACGCTGCTGGAAGCAATCGCTCTGGTGGTGTTGGTGGTGATCCTGTTCCTGCAGACCTGGCGCGCGTCGATCATCCCGCTGCTGGCGGTGCCGGTGTCCATCGTGGGTACCTTCGCGCTGCTGCTGATGTTCGGCTATTCCATCAACGCGCTCTCGCTGTTCGGCATGGTGCTGGCCATCGGCATCGTGGTGGACGACGCCATCGTGGTGGTGGAAAACGTGGAGCGCAACATCGCGGCGGGCTTGAGTCCGCGCGACGCGACCTACCGCGCCATGCGCGAAGTCAGCGGCCCCATCATCGCCATCGCGCTGACCCTGTGCGCGGTGTTCGTGCCGCTGGCCTTCATGACGGGCCTGACCGGCCAGTTCTACAAGCAGTTCGCCATGACCATCGCCATCTCGACGGTGATCTCGGCCTTCAACTCGCTGACCCTGTCGCCCGCGCTGTCGGCCATCCTGCTCAAGAGCCATCACGACAAGCCTGACTGGCTGACCCGTGGCATGAACCGCGTCTTCGGCCGCTTCTTCAACTGGTTCAACAATATGTTCGGCCGCGCGTCCGAGTCCTACGGCACGGGCGTGGCCAGCGTGATCCGCCGCAAGGCCGGCGCCATGGGCGTGTACGCCGTGCTGGTGGCCGCCACCATCGGCGTCTCCTACCTGGTGCCTGGCGGCTTCGTGCCCGCGCAGGACAAGCAGTACCTGATCGCCTTCACGCAGCTGCCCAACGGCGCCTCGCTGGACCGCACCGAAGCGGTGATCCGCCGCATGAGCGACATCGCCCTGAAGGAACCCGGCGTGCAGAGCACCATCGCCTTCCCCGGCCTGTCGATCAACGGCTTCACCAACAGCTCCAGCGCCGGCATCGTGTTCGTCACGCTCAAGCCTTTCAAGGAACGCAAAGGCGCGGCGCTGTCGGGCGACGCCATCGCGGGCTCGCTCAACCAGAAGTTCGCGGCCATCCAGGACTCGTTCATCGCCGTGTTCCCGCCCCCG encodes:
- a CDS encoding efflux RND transporter permease subunit; translation: MNISKFFIDRPIFAGVLSVLVLLAGLLAMFQLPISEYPEVVPPSVVVRAQYPGANPKVIAETVASPLEESINGVEDMLYMQSQANSDGNLTLTVNFKLGVDPDKAQQLVQNRVSQALPRLPPDVQRLGVTTAKSSPTLTLVVHLISPNDRYDITYLRNYAILNVKDRLARITGVGEVTVWGSGNYSMRVWLDPQKVAQRGLTATEVVNAIREQNVQVAAGVIGASPTLGDVPLQLNVNARGRLQSEEEFRDIILKTSPDGAVTYLSDVARVELDAQEYGLRSLLDNKQAVGMGIMQSPGANALDVSSQVRAAMAELEQDFPPGVEYRIEYDPTQFVRASIEAVVTTLLEAIALVVLVVILFLQTWRASIIPLLAVPVSIVGTFALLLMFGYSINALSLFGMVLAIGIVVDDAIVVVENVERNIAAGLSPRDATYRAMREVSGPIIAIALTLCAVFVPLAFMTGLTGQFYKQFAMTIAISTVISAFNSLTLSPALSAILLKSHHDKPDWLTRGMNRVFGRFFNWFNNMFGRASESYGTGVASVIRRKAGAMGVYAVLVAATIGVSYLVPGGFVPAQDKQYLIAFTQLPNGASLDRTEAVIRRMSDIALKEPGVQSTIAFPGLSINGFTNSSSAGIVFVTLKPFKERKGAALSGDAIAGSLNQKFAAIQDSFIAVFPPPPVMGLGTLGGFKFQIEDRGAAGYAELDKAKQAFLEKARQTPELGPAFSSYEINVPQLDVDLDRVKAKQLGVPVTEVFDTMQIYLGSMYVNDFNRFGRVFQVRAQADAQFRAHADDILQLKTRNAAGEMVPLSSLVTVNQTFGPEMVVRYNGYTAADINGGPAPGYSSDQAQAAAERVAAETLPRGMKMEWTDLTYQQILAGNAGLWVFPISVLLVFLVLAALYESLTLPLAVILIVPMSILAALTGVYLTGNDNNIFTQIGLMVLVGLSAKNAILIVEFARELEMNGRSPLEAAIEASRLRLRPILMTSIAFIMGVVPLVLSSGAGSEMRQAMGIAVFFGMLGVTLFGLFLTPVFYVLLRTLGGKKLHSAAQHEAPVCVPHLDPNAPPSTQHQT